The region CACCGCCCGGTTGATGGCGGCGATGCGCGCGCTCATGCCGGGGTGCAGCGCCGTATAGCCATTGGCGGTGCCGGCGGGCACTTGCGTGGCGATGCGCTGCCAGAAGCTGGCCGCGTTGCCGATATCGTAGCCGGCGCGCGCCAGCAGGTAGATCGCCAGGGTGTCGGCCTGGGCGTCCATTTCCTGCGGCATGGCTTTGACACCGGCGGAACCCGTCAGCATCGATACGTCGGGCTGCACCGCGCCCAGGCTGTCGATGATGCTGCCGGCCGTGCCGCTGCTGCGCTGGGTGCGCGCATGGTCGAGGATGTTGTGCGCCATTTCGCGCGCGATCACGAAGGCGATGCCTTCATCGTTTTGCGCCGCATTGACCATGCCGCGCGTGAGCATGATGCGGGCGCCATCCGAATACGCATTGATATTGTCGGCATTGCCCAGCGCAACGCGGAAGGCGCAGGCGCGGGTGACGGGAATCTTCAGGTCCTGCGGCTGGCCCTGGCGTGCAATCGTCATGTTGATGCTGGCGCTTTTCGAGGCCAGCGGGCCAACGATGGCGCCGAACGGGCCTTCCGCGTTCGGGCCGGCAGGCAGCGGCTTGCCTTCGGCGGCCAGCAGGCCGTCGCCCTTGCGCAGGCCGGCGCGCGCGGCGCCGCTGCCCGGCAGCACGCCCGATACCTGCATCTGTTCGCCGTAGCCCAGGGCCGCCTGCGCCGCATCGGCATAGACACCCGGGTAGGAATACTTGTTCTGCGCCGTAAAGCCCAGCAGGTTGCGCGCGTAGGTCTTGCACAGGTCCGCATTGTTGATCAGCAGCGGCGCCGAGACTTTCGACAGCCGGTCCTGCAAGGCCACCATTTTCACCAGGTTGTCCTGCGCCGCCTTCTGCTGCGCCGTGTAGGCGGGCGCTTCATCGGGCGCGGGCGTCATGTTGAACGGGCCGCTGACGGTGGTGCCGGGCGTGGTACACCCGGCAAGCATGGCGGCGCAAGCCACCAGCAGTGGCAGGGCCAATTGGCGCAGCGGGTTTTGGGCTGGAACCATGTGGCGTAAACCTGGCATAAATGTAGTCCTTAGTGTTTGCCGGTGCTGCCGAATCCGCCAGCACCGCGTTCGCTGTCGCCGAATTCCTCGACGACATTAAAGCCCACTTGCAGCACCGGCACGATAATCAGTTGCGCCAGGCGTTCCATGGGGTTGAGCGTGAATGCGTTTTGGCCCCGGTTCCAGGTCGAGACCATCAACTGGCCCTGGTAATCGGAGTCGATCAAGCCTACCAGATTCCCCAGCACGATGCCGTTCTTGTGGCCCATGCCGCTGCGCGGCAGTATCATCGCCGCATAGCCCGGGTCGCCCAGGTAAATCGCCAGGCCGGTCGGGATCAGCACGGTCTGGCCGGGTTCGATCGTGATGGCTTCATCGATGCAGGCACGCAGGTCCAGGCCGGCGCTGCCCGGGGTGGCGTAGGCCGGCAACTGGTCTTTCATACGGGCGTCGAGGATTTTGATGTCGATATTTTTCATTGAATCTGAAGCTTTGTTAAGGGTTACTTGAGCAGCGAAATCTTGGCGATACGCTTGGAAATTTCGGAAATCAGCTGGCGCGCCAGTTCCAGCTTGGAGGCGCGCGGCAGCACGGTGTGGCCGTCTTCGTCGAACAGGATGATGGTGTTGTCGTCCTGGCCGAAGGTGTGGTGGCCGATATTGCCTACCAGCAGGGGGATGCCCTTTTTCTCGCGCTTCGAGGCGCCGAATTCCACCAGGTTTTCCGATTCGGCGGCAAAGCCCACGCAATACGGAAAGCCGCGCAGGTTGGTGCGGGCCGCCACCGTGGCGAGAATATCCGGATTCTGCGCGAACTGCAGTTCGGGCACCGAGCCGTCGGCCTGCTTTTTCATTTTCTGGCTGCTGGCGTTGACCACGCGCCAGTCGGCGACCGCCGCCACGGCGATAAAGACGTGCTGGCCGTCGAGGTGATCGAGCACGGCGTCATGCATCTGCTGCGCGCTTTGCACATCGATGCGGCGCACGCCGAATGGCGCGGGCAGGGCGGTCGGGCCCGAGATCAGGAGCACATCGGCGCCCGCTTCGCGCGCTGCGCGCGCCACCGCATAGCCCATTTTGCCCGAGGACAGATTGGTAATGCCGCGCACCGGATCGATCGCTTCAAAGGTGGGGCCGGCCGTGACCAGCACGCGCCTGCCCGCCAGTACTTTCGGCTGGAAGGCGGCGATCAGTTCCGCCAGCAGCTGCTCCGGCTCCAGCATGCGGCCCAGGCCCACCTCGCCGCAAGCCTGTTCGCCGGCGGCCGGGCCAAAGAAACCGATGCCGTCTTCGCGCAGCTGTTGCACATTGCGGGCGGTGGCGGGGTTCTGCCACATTTCCACGTTCATGGCCGGCGCCACCAGCAGCGGCAAATGCGCCGGACGGGCCAGGCACAGGGTCGACAGCAGGTCGTCGCACACGCCATGGGCGAGCTTGCGCAGGAAATCGGCCGAACACGGCGCGATCAGGATGGCGTCGGCGCCGCGCGTGAGGTCAATATGCGCCATATTGTTGGCTATGCGCGCATCCCATTGGCTGGTATGCACGGGGTGGCCGGACAGCGCCTGCATCGTCACGGCCGTGATGAAGTGGCTGGCCGCGTCCGTCATGACCACTTGCACCGAAGCGCCGGCGCGGGTCAGCGCGCGGCACAGTTCGGCGGCCTTGTAGCAGGCGACGCCGCCCGACAGGCCCAGGACGATTTTTTTACCCGACAATTCCATGACCAAGCTCCCTTTATTTGTTGACACGCCGCAGTTCATCGATGATGAACAGGGCCGCGCCGATGCAGATGGCGCTGTCGGCGATATTGAAAGCGGGGAAATGGCCCCAGCTTTTCCAGTGGAAATCGAGGAAATCGACCACGTGGCCGTAGACCAGGCGGTCGATGGCGTTGCCCAGCGCGCCACCCAAAATCAATGCCAGGGCCCAGCAAAACATGCGTTGGCCGGCGTGCTTTTTCAACAGATAGATGATGTAGACGGCTGCCGCCAGCGCGATACCGGTGAAGAAATAGCGCTGCCAGCCGCCCTGGTCGGACAAAAAGCTGAACGCGGCGCCCTTGTTAAACGCCAGTACCAGGTTGAAGAACGAGGTGATGACCTTTTCCTCGGCATACTGGAAGGTGCGCAGCACGGTGATCTTGCTGATCTGGTCGAACAGGATGACGATGGCGGCGATGCCCAGCCAGGGAACCAGGGACGATGACGACGACGATTTCGATTTCGACACAACGCGGTTTTTAGTGGCCATATTTTTTCAGGAAGAGGTAAAGCCGCCGCTGCCTGGATGCAGGCAGCGGCGGGCGGGAGCGGAACGCGAGCGGCGTTCCGGTGCGACAGTTTAAGCGAAGCGGCGCGATTCGCCTTTTCCAAACAAGTTGCTGACGCAGCGACCGCACAGGGTCGGATGTTCGGCATCCGTGCCCACGTCCGCGCGGTAGTGCCAGCAGCGCTCGCACTTCGGCGCGGTCGATGCCGTGACGACCACTTCCTCAGCAGCTTCGTCAGCCACTTCGGCCACGCTTGCCTGCGAGGTGATAAAGACGAATTTCAAGTCGTCGCCCAGGGTGGTCAACAGCTTGTACTTCATCGGCGCGGCCTTGATGGTCAGCTCGGCCTGCAGCGACGAACCGATGGCGCCCGAGGTGCGCAGGTCTTCCAGCTGTTTCGTCACGTCCGTGCGCACGGCGCGCAGGGCCGTGTATTTTTCCAGCAGTTCCGCGCTGTCCGCCACTGCCGGCAACTGCCACCAGGTTTGCGTGAAGATGGTTTCATCGCTGGCGGCATACGCTTCTTCGCCGGCAAACACGGCCCAGGCTTCTTCGGCCGTGAACGACAGGGCAGGGGCCATCAGGCGCAGCAGGCTTTGCGTGATGTGCCACAAGGCCGTCTGCGCCGAACGGCGTGCGTGCGAGGTGAGGCCGGTGGTGTACAGGCGGTCCTTCAGGATATCGAGGTAGAAACCGCCCAGGTCTTCCGAGCAGTAGGTCTGCAGCTTGGACACCACCGGATGGAACTCGTAGCGCGCATAGTTGTTTTCGATCTGCTGCTGCAGCGACGCCATGTTGGCGATCGCATAGCGGTCGATCTCGAACAGCTCGGCCACCGGCACCGCGTCAACGGCCGGGTTGAAGTCCGAGGTATTGGCCAGCAGGAAGCGCAGGGTGTTGCGGATGCGGCGGTACGATTCGGTCACGCGTTTCAGGATCTCGTCGGAGATCGACAGCTCGCCCGTGTAGTCGGTCGAGGCGATCCACAGGCGCAGGATGTCGGCGCCCAGGCTGTCCGAGATTTTCTGTGGCGCCAGCGTGTTGCCCAGCGACTTGGACATCTTCTTGCCTTCGCCATCGACCGTGAAGCCGTGCGTCAGCAGGGCCTTGTACGGCGGACGGCCGTTCAGCATCGACGACACCAGCAGGGACGAGTGGAACCAGCCGCGATGCTGGTCCGAGCCTTCCAGGTACAGGTCGGCCGGGAATTGCAATTGCGTCGAGTGCGAACCGTGCGCCTGCGGGCCGCCCAATACCGTCTGGTGGGTGGCGCCGGAATCGAACCACACGTCCAGCGTGTCCTTGTTCTTGGCGTAGATGGCCGCTTCGTCGCCGATCAGGTCCGCCAGGTCCAGCGCCTGCCAGGCTTCGATGCCGTCTTTTTCGATCAGCTTGGCCACTTGCTCCAGCAGTTCCGGCGTGCGCGGGTGCAGGTCGCCGGTTTCCTTGTGCACGATAAAGGCCATCGGCACGCCCCACTGGCGCTGGCGCGACAGGGTCCAGTCCGGACGGTTGGCGATCATGCCGTGCAGGCGCGCCTGGCCCCAGTCCGGGAAGAATTCGGTGTCGGCGATGCCTTTCAGGGCGGTTTCGCGCAGGGTGGCGCCGCCGTCTTTCGGCGTCACATCCATGCCGGCAAACCACTGCGAGGTGGCGCGGTAGATGATCGGCGTCTTGTGGCGCCAGCAATGCATGTAGCTGTGGTCGAACATCTTGACTTCGAACAGGGCACCGGCTTCGCGCAGGGCGTTGCAGATCGGTTTCGACGCTTCCCAGATGGTCATGCCGCCGAACAGCGGCAGGGTCGAGGCGAACTTGCCGTCGCCCATCACCGGCTTGATGATGTCGTCGTCCTTCATGCCATGCGCCTTGCACGAGATAAAGTCGTCCAGGCCGTAGGCCGGCGCCGAGTGCACCACGCCGGTGCCGCTTTCGGTGGTCACGTACTCGGCCAGGTAGAGCGGCGACAGGCGGTCATAGAACGCGTCGCTTGCATGCAGCGGATGG is a window of Janthinobacterium sp. J1-1 DNA encoding:
- the lspA gene encoding signal peptidase II is translated as MATKNRVVSKSKSSSSSSLVPWLGIAAIVILFDQISKITVLRTFQYAEEKVITSFFNLVLAFNKGAAFSFLSDQGGWQRYFFTGIALAAAVYIIYLLKKHAGQRMFCWALALILGGALGNAIDRLVYGHVVDFLDFHWKSWGHFPAFNIADSAICIGAALFIIDELRRVNK
- the dut gene encoding dUTP diphosphatase yields the protein MKNIDIKILDARMKDQLPAYATPGSAGLDLRACIDEAITIEPGQTVLIPTGLAIYLGDPGYAAMILPRSGMGHKNGIVLGNLVGLIDSDYQGQLMVSTWNRGQNAFTLNPMERLAQLIIVPVLQVGFNVVEEFGDSERGAGGFGSTGKH
- the coaBC gene encoding bifunctional phosphopantothenoylcysteine decarboxylase/phosphopantothenate--cysteine ligase CoaBC; its protein translation is MELSGKKIVLGLSGGVACYKAAELCRALTRAGASVQVVMTDAASHFITAVTMQALSGHPVHTSQWDARIANNMAHIDLTRGADAILIAPCSADFLRKLAHGVCDDLLSTLCLARPAHLPLLVAPAMNVEMWQNPATARNVQQLREDGIGFFGPAAGEQACGEVGLGRMLEPEQLLAELIAAFQPKVLAGRRVLVTAGPTFEAIDPVRGITNLSSGKMGYAVARAAREAGADVLLISGPTALPAPFGVRRIDVQSAQQMHDAVLDHLDGQHVFIAVAAVADWRVVNASSQKMKKQADGSVPELQFAQNPDILATVAARTNLRGFPYCVGFAAESENLVEFGASKREKKGIPLLVGNIGHHTFGQDDNTIILFDEDGHTVLPRASKLELARQLISEISKRIAKISLLK
- a CDS encoding M48 family metallopeptidase, with protein sequence MVPAQNPLRQLALPLLVACAAMLAGCTTPGTTVSGPFNMTPAPDEAPAYTAQQKAAQDNLVKMVALQDRLSKVSAPLLINNADLCKTYARNLLGFTAQNKYSYPGVYADAAQAALGYGEQMQVSGVLPGSGAARAGLRKGDGLLAAEGKPLPAGPNAEGPFGAIVGPLASKSASINMTIARQGQPQDLKIPVTRACAFRVALGNADNINAYSDGARIMLTRGMVNAAQNDEGIAFVIAREMAHNILDHARTQRSSGTAGSIIDSLGAVQPDVSMLTGSAGVKAMPQEMDAQADTLAIYLLARAGYDIGNAASFWQRIATQVPAGTANGYTALHPGMSARIAAINRAVIDVRAKQSAKKPLRP
- the ileS gene encoding isoleucine--tRNA ligase, which translates into the protein MSDQNKPAAPKQNKKPVSKYPVNMTETTFPMRGDMAKREPQWVQQWQDKKIYERVRKAAAGRPKFILHDGPPYANGDIHLGHAVNKILKDMVVKSRSLAGFDAPYVPGWDCHGMPIEIQIEKLYGKNLPTAEVLEKARAYANVQVERQKKDFIRLGVLGEWDNPYLTMAHGNEADELRALGKLLEKGYVYRGLKPVNWCFDCQSALAEAEVEYAEKRDPAIDVGFKFKEFDRIAQAFGLPSLPTENGYIVIWTTTPWTIPSNQALNVNPEVKYALVQAERDGQPLLLILAQDLVVSSLARFKLDGTTIATCDGAALAGINFRHPLHASDAFYDRLSPLYLAEYVTTESGTGVVHSAPAYGLDDFISCKAHGMKDDDIIKPVMGDGKFASTLPLFGGMTIWEASKPICNALREAGALFEVKMFDHSYMHCWRHKTPIIYRATSQWFAGMDVTPKDGGATLRETALKGIADTEFFPDWGQARLHGMIANRPDWTLSRQRQWGVPMAFIVHKETGDLHPRTPELLEQVAKLIEKDGIEAWQALDLADLIGDEAAIYAKNKDTLDVWFDSGATHQTVLGGPQAHGSHSTQLQFPADLYLEGSDQHRGWFHSSLLVSSMLNGRPPYKALLTHGFTVDGEGKKMSKSLGNTLAPQKISDSLGADILRLWIASTDYTGELSISDEILKRVTESYRRIRNTLRFLLANTSDFNPAVDAVPVAELFEIDRYAIANMASLQQQIENNYARYEFHPVVSKLQTYCSEDLGGFYLDILKDRLYTTGLTSHARRSAQTALWHITQSLLRLMAPALSFTAEEAWAVFAGEEAYAASDETIFTQTWWQLPAVADSAELLEKYTALRAVRTDVTKQLEDLRTSGAIGSSLQAELTIKAAPMKYKLLTTLGDDLKFVFITSQASVAEVADEAAEEVVVTASTAPKCERCWHYRADVGTDAEHPTLCGRCVSNLFGKGESRRFA